The region GTGTCGGGCTGCCCACGCAATTGCTCGGAAGCGGGCATCAAGGACGTAGGAATTATCGGTGTCGACTCCGGCTGGGAGATGTATATCGGCGGCAATGGCGGGATCAAAACCGAAGTCGCAGCGTTCTTCGTCAAGCTGAAAACCGCCGAAGAAGTCCGCGAATACAACGGCGCTTTCCTGCAGCTGTACCGCGAAGAAGCCTTCTACCTAGAGCGCACCGTGCATTACCTGCAACGGGTGGGCATGGAACATATCAAGAAGGCCGTATTGGAAGACCCGGCCAGGCGCCAGGCGCTCAATGAGCGCCTGCAGTTCTCACTGTCATTCGAACAAGACCCTTGGAAGGAACGCCTGGAGCAGCCGCTGCTGAAAAAGGAGTTCGAGGTTATTCCCGTCAAGCAACTGGAGGTGCAGGCATGAACTGGCTGGATATTTGCGCCCTCGATGAAATCAACACTCTGGGTTCGCGCATCATCAATGGACCCAAAGGCGATATCGCGATTTTTCGTACCAGTGATGACGAAGTTTTCGCCCTCGACGACCGCTGTCCGCATAAGGGCGGGCCACTGTCCCAAGGTTTGATCTATGGCAAGCGCGTGGCCTGCCCGCTGCATAACTGGCAGATCGACCTGGCGTCCGGCGAAGCCCAGGCACCGGATATTGGCTGCGCCCATCATCACTTCGCCCGCGTGGAAAACGGCCGAGTGATGTTGGCCCTGCGGGACGCGGGTTGATGAACCGCCAGACCACTGCATCCACGTGTTGTTATTGCGGGGTGGGTTGCGGCGTGCTGATCGAGCATGACGGCTCGCAGATCCTGGCCGTGCAAGGCGACCCGAACCACCCGGCAAACTTCGGCAAGTTGTGCAGCAAAGGCGCCAGCCTGCACCTGACCGGCGACCTGGCTGCCCGCGCCTTGTACCCGGAGCTTCGCCTGGGCAAAGGCCTGGCCCCTGCCCGCACCGACTGGGACACGGCTCTCGAACACGCGGCCAACGTGTTCGCCGACACCATCGCCGAGCACGGGCCGGACAGCGTGGCGTTCTACATATCCGGGCAATTGCTGACAGAGGACTATTACAGCTTCAACAAGCTGGCCCGCGCGGTGGTCGGCACCAACAATATCGACAGCAACTCGCGGCTGTGCATGTCTTCGGCGGTGGTTGGCTACAAGCGCAGCCTGGGCGCCGATGCACCGCCGTGCAGTTATGAAGACCTGGAGTCCAGCGACTGTGTGATGATCGTCGGCAGCAACATGGCCTACGCCCACCCAGTATTGTTCCGACGCCTGGAGGAAGCTAAATCCCGGCGTCCACAGATGAAAGTCGTGGTCATTGACCCCCGGCGTACCGACACCTGCGATTTGGCTGACCTGCACTTGGCGATCTTGCCGGGCACGGACGTCGCGTTGTTTCACGGAATTTTGCATCTGTTGCTGTGGGAAGACTGGATCGACCGCGACTTTATCCAGGCGCATACCGATGGGTTGGCCGAGTTAAAGCGACTGGTGCATGACTACACACCGCAAATGGTCACGCAGTTGTGCGGGATCAGCGTCGAGCAACTGCGCCTGTGTGCGCAATGGGTCGGCACGTCCAGCAGTTTTCTGTCGCTGTGGTGCATGGGGCTGAACCAATCCACCGCCGGCAGTGCGAAAAACAGCGCGCTGATCAACTTGCACCTGGCGACCGGCACGATTGGCCGACCGGGCTGTGGGCCGTTTTCCCTGACGGGTCAGCCCAATGCGATGGGTGGACGCGAGACCGGCAGCTTGTCGAATTTACTCCCAGGGCACCGCGAAGCGGCCAACCCCGAACACCGAGCGCAAGTCGCCGCCTATTGGGGAGTTGAATCGTTGCCCGCGACAACCGGACTAACGGCGATCGAACTGTTCGAGCAAATCCAGGCCGGCAAGATCAAGGCATTGTGGATTGCCTGTACCAACCCTGCGCAATCCCTGCCGGACCAGAACAGCGTCCGTGCGGCCTTGGCCGCCTGCCCGTTCGTGGTCTTGCAGGAAGCCTTTCGCACGACCGAAACTGCTGCCTATGCCGACCTGCTGCTGCCTGCCGCCAGTTGGGGGGAGAAGGAAGGCACAGTGACCAACTCCGAACGGCGTATTTCCCACGTGCGCCGCGCCATCGTCCCACCAGGAGAAGCGCGTCCCGATTGGGCGATTACGGTGGATTTCGCACGGCGGCTGGAGCGTCGCTTACGGCCGGGATCGACCAGCCTGTTTACGTTTGAACAACCTGCGCAGATTTTTGATGAGTACAAAGGACTGACCGGCGACCGCGACCTAGACTTGTCAGGCCTCAGCCATGCCCTGCTCGATCAGATCGGCCCGCAGCAATGGCCATTTCCCGTGGGCGCGCAAACGGGAACGCCGCGCCTGTACACCGATGGCACCTTCCCCACCGAAACCGGCCGCGCGCACTTTATCGCCGACCCTTACCGCGCCGCCAAGGAACAGCGGGACGCGCGCTTCCCGCTGACCCTTATCACCGGCCGCCTGCGCGACCAGTGGCACGGCATGAGCCGCACCGGCACGGCGGCGCAGTTGTTCGGGCACGTCAGTGAGGCGTTACTGAGCCTGCACCCGGAAGAGTTACGCCGCCATCGCTTCAAAGAAGGTGACCTGGTCAGCCTGAAAAGCCGTCGCGGCAGCGTGATCGTCGCCGTCAGCAGTGACGACAGCGTGCGTCCAGGCCAGGCGTTCTTGCCCATGCATTGGGGCGATCGCTTTCTCAAAGGCGGCGTCAACGTCCTGACCCCACCGGCGTTCGATCCCCTGTCAAAACAACCCGAACTCAAGCACAGCGGCGTGCGCCTGGAGCCAGTGCAACTGCCATGGCAGCTGTTCGCGCTGATCGAAGGAAATATACAGCAACACTTTGAGGCCCTGCGCCCGCTGTGCGAGGGCTTTGCCTACGTCAGCCTCAGCCTGGCCGGGCGCGAAAGGCCGGCGCTGCTGGTGCGCGCTGCGCACACCGAAGCGCCCGACCTGCAACTGTTGACCCGAATCGACGAACTGCTGGGCCTGAACGACGGCCCTGTCATGGCCTATGACGACCCCCGTCGCTCAATCGGCAAGCGCGTCAAAATTGAAAAAGGCCGCATTACTGCGCTGCGCCTGGCAGGCGAAACCCTGGCCCGGCACTGGCTGCAAAACCTCTGGCAGGAAGGCCGGGCTGACGAACAACTGCGTCGCTGGCTGTTGGCGCCGCTCAGTGCTCCACCGGGTGGCACGACAGCCAGCACCAAGACTTTGTGCAACTGCAAGAACGTCAGCGAAAGCGCGGTGTGCGCCGGTATCGGCCGTGGATTGGACCTGGACAGGCTCAAACAGGAACTCGGCTGCGGCACTCAATGCGGCTCCTGTGTACCGGAAATCAAACGTCTTTTGGCCAGCAACCCGCAGCCAATCGCAATGCGTGTGTGAGGGGAAAATATGAGCGCAAAGGTTTGGCTGGTGGGCGCAGGGCCGGGTGATCCGGAGTTGTTGACCCTCAAGGCGGTGCGGGCCCTGCACGAAGCCGATGTGGTGCTGATCGATGATTTGGTCAACCCGGCAGTGCTGGAACACTGCGTCAACGCGCGGGTAATTACCGTAGGCAAGCGTGGGGGTTGCCGTTCGACGCCGCAGGATTTCATTCACCGCCTGATGCAGCGTTATGCGCGCCAGGGCAAATGCGTGGTGCGACTTAAAGGTGGTGACCCGTGCATTTTTGGTCGAGGCGGCGAAGAGGCGACGTGGTTGCGTGAGCGCGGGGTGGAGGTGGAATTGGTCAACGGGATTACAGCGGGGCTGGCGGGGGCAACGAATTGCGATATCCCGCTGACGTTACGTGGTGTCAGCCGAGGCGTAACACTGGTCACGGCGCATACCCAGGACGACAGCAGCCTGAACTGGCGCGCATTGGTCGAGGGTGGCACGACGTTGGTGGTGTATATGGGCGTGGCGAAACTTGAGGAGATTCGTCAGCAACTGCTGGAAGGCGGAATGGCCGCGGATATGCCGGTGGCGATGATCGAAAACGCATCGCTGCCCCAGCAGCGCGAATGTCGCAGTCATCTGGCGTCTATGCATGCGGATGCGCAGGCGTTTGCCCTGAAGAGCCCGGCGATCCTGGTGATCGGCCCTGTTGCCGCCACTGCACAGGCGATCCGGGTTGCGGTCTCAGCCAGCATTTGAGGCAAATCACAGGCGAAAAAAAGCCCGGCCTAAGCCGGGCTTTTTTCTACCACTCAGTAATTACTGAGCAGCTTGAGCTTCTACCGAGGCTTCTACGCGACGGTTGATAGCGCGGCCAGCTTCAGTTGCGTTGTCAGCAACTGGGCGGGATTTGCCATAACCAACCGAGCTTACACGGTTAGGAGCGATACCGTCTTTGACCAGAACTTGCTTGACCGCGTCAGCACGACGCTGGGACAGCTTCTGGTTGTAAGCGTCAGGACCGACGGAGTCAGTGTGACCTTCAACAACGGTGGTGGTCTGTGGGTACTGTTTCATGAAGTCAGCGAGGTTTTTCACGTCGCCGTAGCTGTTAGGCTTAACAACCGACTTGTCGAAGTCGAACTTCACGTCCAGCTCAACACGAACAACCTGAGCAACTGGAGCTTCTGGCTCTGGAGTTGGCTCTGGAGCTGGTGCTGGGGTAGGAGCTGGAGCAACTGCGCCAGCGTTACCGCCGAAGTTCACACCCAGGCCGACCAGTGCGGAGTAATCCCACTTGCCGTTGTCCAGTGCGTAGTCAGCTTCAACGCCAGCACGTGCGAACAGGTTGTTGGTGAAGTAGTACTTCACGCCAGCGCCAGCGATAGCCAGGGTCGACTGGTCACGACCAGTGTGACCGTCAGCAGCAACGTTGGTACGGCTCTGGTGACCGAAACCACCTTCAACGTATGGACGCAGGGAGTCAACACCGGCCTGACCGAAGTGGTACTGAGCAGTCACGCTGCCAGTGTCACCTTTGATCTTCTGGTTGCCAGTACCGCCGTTGGAGCGGGTGTGGTTGGTCGTGTCGTAGTTCAGGTTGATCGACACATCGTCGGTCAAGAAGTAACCGATGCTTGCGCCAGGGTTGAAGCCGTCTTCGATGTGCTTAACGCTATCGTTGTACTGCTTCTTGTAGAACAGCTGGCCTTCAACTGCGCCTTGGCCTTGTGCCAGAGCGCCGAAAGAAGTGGCAGCAATAAGAGAACCAATGGCAAAGCCCAAGGTGTTTTTCAGTTTCATCCGTTAAATCCCCATCTGGTGATTGTAAAGCAGTCCCACAAACCGGGGGACAACTCGGCGACAAGTCTAACAGAACTTGCCTACACGTAAGAGATATTTGCACCGAACTAAGTTTCAGTACTGCCCGCAAATTTCTCACGTAATTTATCAAGAGCACGTTTGTAACGCATTTTTGTAGCACTCAAACCCATGTGCATGATGTCAGCAATTTCCTGAAACTCGAGCTCTGCGACAAATCGTAGCACCAGAATTTCACGGTCAATTGGATTCACATACACCAACCAACGGTCAAGTCCGCCCTTCTCCTCGGGTGTCGGCGCCTTTTCTTCAGACGCTTCCTCAAGGGGGTCCAGACTCAAAGCGTCCATCAAGCGACGCTTCCGCCGTTCCTTACGATACTGCGTGATGCACTCGTTGTACGTGATGCTGTAGAGCCATGTCTTGAACTTCGATTTCCCCTCGAAGTTCTTCAGGCCGTACAGCACCTTGAGCATCACTTCCTGACAGACATCGTCCGCGTCTCTATCGTTCCCTAAATACCTTGAACAAACGTTGAACAGAGTGCGTTGATACCTGCGCATCAATTCTTCGTACGCGCGTGTTACGTGAAACAGCTCCGTGTGCGAGCGCGCGACCAACTCCTCATCAGAGAGCTCACGGGGGTCATAGCGCGTAGACAGCGTTTGGGCTTTATTCAAAACAAGTCGTGCCGACAGTCAGGTCAATGTCCGCTACAGCCCGGTCACCCGGGTTTGCGGCGGCGTACATTAGCAGGGTTTACCGGGTTAGCGGCTACTGACCTGCTGCTCCAGAAGAATCCGATTGGACAGTGACACCAGGTCACCGTCATCGGTCAGCACCGTCGTCTTGACTGTACCGATCTCTTCGATTTGCCCTTCGACCTCGCCCACACGGACCTGTTGCCCAACCTGATACAGCTCACGCACATAGATTCCCGCAAGAATC is a window of Pseudomonas antarctica DNA encoding:
- the sigX gene encoding RNA polymerase sigma factor SigX; this encodes MNKAQTLSTRYDPRELSDEELVARSHTELFHVTRAYEELMRRYQRTLFNVCSRYLGNDRDADDVCQEVMLKVLYGLKNFEGKSKFKTWLYSITYNECITQYRKERRKRRLMDALSLDPLEEASEEKAPTPEEKGGLDRWLVYVNPIDREILVLRFVAELEFQEIADIMHMGLSATKMRYKRALDKLREKFAGSTET
- a CDS encoding nitrate reductase, coding for MNRQTTASTCCYCGVGCGVLIEHDGSQILAVQGDPNHPANFGKLCSKGASLHLTGDLAARALYPELRLGKGLAPARTDWDTALEHAANVFADTIAEHGPDSVAFYISGQLLTEDYYSFNKLARAVVGTNNIDSNSRLCMSSAVVGYKRSLGADAPPCSYEDLESSDCVMIVGSNMAYAHPVLFRRLEEAKSRRPQMKVVVIDPRRTDTCDLADLHLAILPGTDVALFHGILHLLLWEDWIDRDFIQAHTDGLAELKRLVHDYTPQMVTQLCGISVEQLRLCAQWVGTSSSFLSLWCMGLNQSTAGSAKNSALINLHLATGTIGRPGCGPFSLTGQPNAMGGRETGSLSNLLPGHREAANPEHRAQVAAYWGVESLPATTGLTAIELFEQIQAGKIKALWIACTNPAQSLPDQNSVRAALAACPFVVLQEAFRTTETAAYADLLLPAASWGEKEGTVTNSERRISHVRRAIVPPGEARPDWAITVDFARRLERRLRPGSTSLFTFEQPAQIFDEYKGLTGDRDLDLSGLSHALLDQIGPQQWPFPVGAQTGTPRLYTDGTFPTETGRAHFIADPYRAAKEQRDARFPLTLITGRLRDQWHGMSRTGTAAQLFGHVSEALLSLHPEELRRHRFKEGDLVSLKSRRGSVIVAVSSDDSVRPGQAFLPMHWGDRFLKGGVNVLTPPAFDPLSKQPELKHSGVRLEPVQLPWQLFALIEGNIQQHFEALRPLCEGFAYVSLSLAGRERPALLVRAAHTEAPDLQLLTRIDELLGLNDGPVMAYDDPRRSIGKRVKIEKGRITALRLAGETLARHWLQNLWQEGRADEQLRRWLLAPLSAPPGGTTASTKTLCNCKNVSESAVCAGIGRGLDLDRLKQELGCGTQCGSCVPEIKRLLASNPQPIAMRV
- the cobA gene encoding uroporphyrinogen-III C-methyltransferase translates to MSAKVWLVGAGPGDPELLTLKAVRALHEADVVLIDDLVNPAVLEHCVNARVITVGKRGGCRSTPQDFIHRLMQRYARQGKCVVRLKGGDPCIFGRGGEEATWLRERGVEVELVNGITAGLAGATNCDIPLTLRGVSRGVTLVTAHTQDDSSLNWRALVEGGTTLVVYMGVAKLEEIRQQLLEGGMAADMPVAMIENASLPQQRECRSHLASMHADAQAFALKSPAILVIGPVAATAQAIRVAVSASI
- a CDS encoding OmpA family protein gives rise to the protein MKLKNTLGFAIGSLIAATSFGALAQGQGAVEGQLFYKKQYNDSVKHIEDGFNPGASIGYFLTDDVSINLNYDTTNHTRSNGGTGNQKIKGDTGSVTAQYHFGQAGVDSLRPYVEGGFGHQSRTNVAADGHTGRDQSTLAIAGAGVKYYFTNNLFARAGVEADYALDNGKWDYSALVGLGVNFGGNAGAVAPAPTPAPAPEPTPEPEAPVAQVVRVELDVKFDFDKSVVKPNSYGDVKNLADFMKQYPQTTTVVEGHTDSVGPDAYNQKLSQRRADAVKQVLVKDGIAPNRVSSVGYGKSRPVADNATEAGRAINRRVEASVEAQAAQ
- the nirD gene encoding nitrite reductase small subunit NirD, whose product is MNWLDICALDEINTLGSRIINGPKGDIAIFRTSDDEVFALDDRCPHKGGPLSQGLIYGKRVACPLHNWQIDLASGEAQAPDIGCAHHHFARVENGRVMLALRDAG